TCACAAGATGCACAAGGAGTTGAGATTGTTGGTTGGAATGTTGATCCTCTTGATGTGGTCAAACTTTGACTATACGCGAAATTGACGTGGTCCGGTTGAAAGTGCTTTCGTCCTTTAGTCATTACGCGGTGCTCAATTGTATCGACTTCAACAATTTTGTCGTTTTGGTGGTCAAGGATTGAACCGTCAAGAAACGTACTTTCTTTACTAGTTATACCTAGAGCGTAAGATTTTGAGCCGTTCCTCTGCATTCGATATTTGGTTACATCAAAATGTAACATTAGACATTACTTTTTCGATTAGCAATTGTGTTTATGAAAATCCCATAGGAAACTACATCTTGACTAAAACATGTAACAAGACTATTTCTTAATATATTTTGTTTACATTGTACAATAAAATAGCACATTAGACTTGAATAATACAATAGTCATTTTGAATTGAAACTTTTTGTAATTAATCATAATACCTTTGATGTCGAACGATGATCGTGTTTAGTATGTGGAAAGTGTTCGACTTTTTCAGGTGTTGGAGGTCCCTGCAAGTAAAAGACAGTAGGTTACTACAATGTAAAGATGCTCTAAAAATGTCGGTATCAATTCAAATCAAAACGTTATAAAGTCTCACATAGAGGTTATATGTTGACTCTAAAGTGACGTTTATCGAAGTGGAAGGCCGGATATTAGGACATGCATGATGTGCAATCACACAAACCTAATATCTATAACGACTCAAAAAATATAGTTCTACATTACAAACCCAGGTCCCTTTTTATTTGATATTACATTAACTATTATTTTGATAAATGACTTATAATGTTTTTAgtattattgaacttattattatatATGAAAAACTTTCGTATATAAAAGACGCACAGTTATTTATTAAACAGAGCCTATAAAAATGACAAAACGGCTATTTTAAAGTGTATAATTGTATGCACGTAACCGATAACTCGCAAGTTTGAAAATTTTGAAGTTAATTCAATAATAGTTGGTATTGGTTGTTCAAGTTCAAGTTCAAATTCAAAAATCTAGAGGGAAAAAATTGGAAGAAGGGGTTACATGATGATGGTGTAAATGTGAGGTGGGCTTGGTGGTTAAATCAGAGATTTGGGACCTCAATGCGCGTGCACGGGCCTGGGCCCGTATCAAAGCCTGCAAACCTCGCATCATATCTGCAGTTTGTTTTCTTAGAATGTGACCTCTCACAACCGCTTGCAGCTTCACTAATGCTTTTAAAGCCCTCAATGCCCTCCTTGCCTATAAATCAATTTATTCTATCATCTTCACAAAATTTATATCAAAAATACTATATACTGTACCAAAAAGTATATAAGTGATAAATGTTGCGAGGATCTTTTAAATATAGCTCATCATTAGTACACTTAAAATAATTGTACAATTAAATAACACAActttaaattattaattaattgtCATGTACTATATTTTGATACATACATATTATACTACATATCTAATTGAGATAGTCCAAATAAATAGTACTATTTGGACTACCTCAATCTCACACTAATGGACCTCAAACTTTATTCAACGTACGAATTAGCCCTCTCCTCAATTTTACTAAAAAACTCCACACCCTCGAGAAAATACAAAACACCCCCCAACCTTACCCCCGACCCGCCTCGCCTCcccgttattgttattataataatattatataatatatttcgtcTTTTCatcgttttttttgttttttttttttttgttttcacctttttttcCTTTTTCCAAAAAAACCCCAAACTCTGTTtaaaaattaaaatcggcccccCAAACAGTGGGTTAAAgtgtcaaataatcattttcatcaaaaaatcttaactaaactccacccaaatattcaacgggtcatatcttctcgctcgcaacgagttaaatttttccgacaccatcgttaaactcgaaataattttaggaacacaatgtcactaactatacgcaaaatagactctttttaaaaaacgctaaatatttgaggtacttttcatacacgttgattttgcgttaaatttttaaaagtcgacaattccatagcgaaacgcggagatgcacatatattgttaatttaaaataacatttaaatctttcacggattattccttttagttcgactcgagttgcgcttcaacgacatcatcgttaaccacgaaataattttacaaactaaacgcactaaaatacattgaaaaccgaaccccctgcGCGAAGCGAGGGTTAGTAAACTAGTTATTACCAATAAACCATAGACTATTTCACTATTGCTTTCAAAGCCCTCAATCCTCTCGGTGCCTATACATCTATCATATATAGGAATATATAACCTTGTATTTATTCTACTCGCACATCTCATAACAAAATTTTTCATGAATATTTACTATAACCCCATGTTTAAAGATACATCTCAATACTGTTAGCCCCCACCCTATGGTATATATTTACAATTACAATTTTATGTGacttatgtaaaaaaaaaaaaaaatgcttgtAACGTTACACTATTTCCTTTTTAAGTGTAACGTTAGTATTCAATAAATATAGCGCACATGTAGGTTACCATTTATAACGCTGAAGTGTTGTTTACGTTTTGACAGTGGAAACGTTAAGAAGACAGCTTAGTCGTTTTCTATCAAGTTGTTAGAAATTGTTACAAACATGTCACATCTATTTAAGTACGTTACTAGAATTAGTTTTGCACTTAATTGTGATATATCGTTACAAAAATTTAAATTAAGTAACTGTACAAAACTATCAATTTTAGTAGAAGATCATGACAGCTTACCTgccattttaattttaataaactaTAATAAACATTAAACTTCATGGGACATATGTTATCATGTCTATTCAATAATTCACTAAATCAAATGTCCATTAATTGTGATATATTGTTAAAAAGTATTTGGTAATTAATATATCTTAAGTTTCAGTTACGGTGTCCACTATTCAATTATAAGGttttaaaattcattattattattaattattaatattactcgtaatattaataattttgttcTTTATAATATTTACATTTCCTATATACGTATTAAATATTCTGATATAAGGAGTATTTAATATGTGTCATACACATTAGAAAAAGCTCTGTATATAAAAACAAGACAAATAATCCTATAATTCGTTCATAAACTAATTTATAAACCCTTAAAGTGGGATTAGAAGCTAGTGAAATACTACCTTTGACAAAACGGCCTAACTATAACATATTCTGTCTAAACAAATTGAGTAATTAATATTTAATGTACTAATGTAATTATCTAATATAATTAAACAAATAAATCAAGTGTTACCATACATACCAAATAAGCTCGAAATCGTGATTGAATTTGAATAGCAGCCAATTCCCGACGAGAACCATACCCGTTGGTTCTACTAGTCATCCTTACAACCTCTGCAGCCGCTTGAGCTGCGACTACTGCTGCATCAACTACTGCAGCAGTAGCCGCAGCAAGCGCAATTGCATGCTTGTTAGGATCTTCATGTTGATTCACATTATGA
This genomic window from Rutidosis leptorrhynchoides isolate AG116_Rl617_1_P2 chromosome 2, CSIRO_AGI_Rlap_v1, whole genome shotgun sequence contains:
- the LOC139891655 gene encoding protein IQ-DOMAIN 22-like, coding for MGKASKFFKSLLGFKSNDTPTSRSQSKKQLKRRWSFMISRRESPCHPTNSNSLGITSIHNNHHNVNQHEDPNKHAIALAAATAAVVDAAVVAAQAAAEVVRMTSRTNGYGSRRELAAIQIQSRFRAYLARRALRALKALVKLQAVVRGHILRKQTADMMRGLQALIRAQARARALRSQISDLTTKPTSHLHHHHGPPTPEKVEHFPHTKHDHRSTSKRNGSKSYALGITSKESTFLDGSILDHQNDKIVEVDTIEHRVMTKGRKHFQPDHVNFAYSQSLTTSRGSTFQPTISTPCASCEVNSYDDSLRGGVSTPVQSDGPSSCISSRYSGHPSYMANTESSRAKVRSLSAPRLRPQLEVSNVTKKDSGNKFVSNKQKVTTVRESFTKKAYPGSCRLDQLGMPVYDTEESEFCGSYWN